A genomic segment from Spinacia oleracea cultivar Varoflay chromosome 3, BTI_SOV_V1, whole genome shotgun sequence encodes:
- the LOC110804896 gene encoding uncharacterized protein has translation MQDADKAEQTDSLIEKLYQLEHKQSSVQLVPRANVSAAAVPYILRNPTFFAQIITTSTMSAAVEQTPQPYILRLQQSLVSCSKIYSWKTWEFQAILQAKKNKVMRRQTTFAFHHGSHPWSRNRFLIWMAIVDALSFELPKVIAKFAGVSERCRGIVETIIAHFLTKCSPRDMISVFSEVYTPRNAPYASEEIDVVREKLAKFLPASIYYWPERAWSSCLILKCMRTLKLERTNI, from the exons ATGCAAG ATGCTGACAAGGCAGAGCAAACAGACTCTTTAATTGAAAAGTTGTATCAGTTAGAACATAAGCAATCCTCTGTACAATTAGTTCCAAGAGCCAACGTGTCAGCAGCGGCAGTGCCTTACATTCTCCGCAACCCTACATTCTTCGCACAGATAATAACAACATCAACAATGTCAGCAGCAGTGGAGCAAACTCCGCAACCCTACATTCTTCGCCTTCAACAATCCCTTGTCTCCTGCTCCAAG ATATACAGTTGGAAAACATGGGAATTCCAGGCAATTCTGCAAG CAAAGAAGAACAAGGTGATGAGGCGACAAACCACCTTTGCTTTCCATCATGGATCACATCCATGGAGCAGAAACCGGTTTTTGATTTGGATG GCTATTGTCGATGCCCTTTCATTTGAGTTGCCCAAAGTTATTGCCAAGTTTGCAGGAGTGTCCGAGAGGTGCCGTGGGATCGTTGAAACTATTATTGCTCATTTCTTGACAAAATGTAGCCCACGGGACATGATTTCAGTATTCTCCGAG gtatatactccgaggaatgcgccttatgctagtgaggaaattgatgtggttcgtgagaaATTGGCTAaatttttaccagcaagtatttattattggcccgAGCGCGCTTGGTCGAGTTGTttgatattaaaatgtatgcgtacgttgaaattggaacgtacaaatatttaa